A single genomic interval of Metamycoplasma salivarium harbors:
- the gpmI gene encoding 2,3-bisphosphoglycerate-independent phosphoglycerate mutase, whose translation MTIIDGLGLKEEKQGNAYALASHPTFDYLFKNFPNSVLQASGEYVGLPKGQIGNSEVGHLNIGAGRIVYTGLSLINKAIEDGLFEKNNVLLKVMNDVKKNNTTLHLMGLLSPGGVHSHENHLFALLDMSHNLGLKKVSVHIFGDGRDVKLKSILPSLQKLEDKLKLYNYTLSSVSGRFYAMDRDKIFERNEKAYLTLIGKSNNVIDNIETYIKKQYEQGIYDEFIMPAQLKNGLFAKDNDSIIFFNFRPDRARQLSHMFIGSKLYDYVPSIKVKIANFVSLMKYEGINSLIAFEEMKIKNPIGEVIQNANLKQLRIAETQKYAHVTFFMDGGKDIIYQNEERILVESIKANSFADFPQMSAKEITDVLLKKIKQCDFVIMNYANPDMVGHTGNLNATIKAIEFLDSQFKRILDYITKNSQNVTWFITADHGNAEITEDKDGNPATKHTTSPVMFICSDKNVNLKNGSLCDVAPTILDYMKIEKPKEMIGKSLLNKK comes from the coding sequence TTAACAATTATTGATGGTTTGGGTTTAAAAGAAGAAAAACAAGGAAATGCTTATGCTTTAGCATCTCATCCAACTTTTGATTATTTATTTAAAAACTTTCCAAATAGTGTTTTGCAAGCATCAGGCGAATATGTTGGACTTCCAAAAGGACAAATTGGAAATAGTGAGGTTGGACATTTAAATATTGGTGCTGGAAGAATAGTTTATACAGGTCTATCATTAATTAACAAAGCTATTGAAGATGGCTTATTTGAAAAAAATAATGTTCTTTTAAAAGTAATGAATGATGTTAAGAAAAACAATACAACTTTACATTTGATGGGCTTATTAAGTCCAGGTGGAGTTCATTCACATGAAAATCATTTGTTTGCTTTGCTTGATATGTCACATAATTTAGGTTTAAAAAAAGTATCAGTCCATATTTTTGGTGATGGACGTGATGTTAAACTAAAATCAATTTTGCCTTCATTACAAAAATTAGAAGATAAACTTAAATTATATAACTACACACTATCCTCAGTAAGCGGTAGATTTTATGCAATGGACCGTGACAAAATTTTTGAAAGAAATGAAAAAGCTTATTTAACTTTAATCGGTAAATCAAATAATGTAATTGATAATATAGAAACTTATATCAAAAAACAATATGAGCAAGGAATTTATGATGAATTTATTATGCCTGCTCAATTAAAAAATGGTTTATTTGCTAAAGATAATGATTCAATAATTTTCTTTAATTTTAGACCAGATAGAGCAAGACAATTATCACATATGTTTATTGGCTCTAAACTTTATGATTATGTTCCATCTATTAAAGTTAAAATCGCTAATTTTGTTTCACTTATGAAATATGAAGGAATAAACAGCTTAATAGCATTTGAAGAAATGAAAATTAAAAACCCTATTGGTGAAGTTATACAAAATGCAAATTTAAAGCAATTAAGAATTGCTGAAACACAAAAATATGCACATGTAACGTTCTTTATGGATGGTGGGAAAGATATCATTTATCAAAATGAAGAAAGGATATTAGTAGAAAGTATTAAGGCTAATTCTTTTGCTGATTTTCCACAAATGTCAGCAAAAGAAATTACAGATGTTTTATTGAAAAAAATTAAACAATGTGATTTTGTTATTATGAATTATGCAAATCCTGATATGGTAGGACATACAGGAAATTTAAATGCTACTATTAAAGCAATAGAATTTTTAGATAGCCAATTTAAAAGAATTTTAGATTATATAACCAAAAACTCACAAAATGTTACATGATTTATTACCGCAGACCATGGAAATGCAGAGATAACAGAAGATAAAGATGGAAATCCTGCAACAAAGCATACAACGAGCCCCGTTATGTTTATTTGTAGTGACAAAAATGTTAACTTGAAAAATGGAAGTTTGTGTGATGTTGCTCCTACAATATTAGATTATATGAAGATTGAAAAACCTAAGGAAATGATTGGAAAATCACTACTTAATAAAAAATAA
- a CDS encoding HAD-IIB family hydrolase, translating into MFFKPEIYFIDLDGTTLDLPKKSQKISDKNLNAIKKMNETTPIVFSTGRSNSEFVMNLAKQTNCKYVICQNGGLIVDINNNILKKYEIQKDDVYEIEQLLKKEKMLFILNSGHTIYGTTAKLRFISIWARNIEKKSYDEIPRATNATKILTFGKTKKGIRMLRDLLLEKFINIAVHIVSKGYALEITNQNATKGEGDLFICKLLDIDPKKTVHIGDSGNDVVTKSYIGAFVAMGNAVKDIKKQATEVGPKFKRAGLAKLFNKIQESN; encoded by the coding sequence ATGTTTTTTAAACCTGAAATTTATTTTATTGACTTAGATGGTACAACATTAGACCTTCCTAAAAAATCACAAAAAATTAGTGATAAAAATTTAAATGCTATTAAAAAAATGAACGAAACAACACCCATTGTATTTTCAACTGGTCGTTCTAATTCTGAATTTGTTATGAATTTAGCAAAACAAACAAATTGTAAATATGTAATTTGTCAAAATGGTGGATTAATTGTTGACATCAACAACAACATTTTGAAAAAATATGAAATCCAAAAAGATGATGTTTATGAAATTGAACAATTACTAAAAAAAGAAAAAATGCTTTTTATTTTAAATTCAGGACATACAATTTATGGTACTACTGCTAAATTACGTTTTATAAGTATTTGAGCAAGAAACATAGAAAAGAAATCATATGACGAAATTCCACGTGCTACTAATGCAACAAAAATCTTGACTTTTGGAAAAACAAAAAAAGGTATAAGAATGTTAAGAGATTTACTTTTAGAAAAATTTATAAACATTGCTGTTCACATTGTTTCAAAAGGCTATGCTCTAGAAATTACTAATCAAAATGCAACAAAAGGCGAAGGCGATTTATTTATTTGCAAATTGCTTGACATTGACCCTAAAAAAACAGTTCATATTGGTGATTCTGGCAATGATGTTGTTACAAAATCATATATTGGTGCTTTTGTTGCTATGGGTAATGCAGTCAAAGATATTAAAAAACAAGCCACAGAAGTTGGGCCTAAATTTAAGAGAGCTGGACTTGCTAAATTATTCAATAAAATTCAAGAAAGCAACTAA
- a CDS encoding ABC transporter permease, whose product MPDGLLSSIYNYLIIYFVIFAISSISGMFSERVGIVNIGINGMMVIGAATYLVFTQQLYTWFGSKSIGTSPWWQIVGMLFAMICAALFSLLHGFATIKLKSDHTISGFSINLLAFGIALILLNIYGNNSKAPKMLVEELRWSVKDSKGFIWEIFSLKTFIVIAVIVVSSIMLYKTKWGLRFRSIGENPQAADVAGINVNSYKWQGVIISGALAGIAGSFFAHSFSAAFRGDVNGFGYLALAIMIMGQWNVGIIASISFVFALLYSFAYTTPNFYLNLKPLRDLFLVIPYFLTLIIVIATAKKSHAPAASGIAYDKSKR is encoded by the coding sequence ATGCCAGATGGTTTACTTTCAAGCATTTACAATTACTTAATTATTTATTTTGTAATATTTGCAATTAGTTCAATTAGTGGAATGTTTAGTGAAAGAGTTGGTATTGTTAATATTGGCATTAACGGAATGATGGTGATAGGTGCTGCAACTTATTTAGTGTTTACACAACAACTATATACTTGATTTGGCTCTAAGTCAATTGGAACAAGTCCATGGTGACAAATTGTTGGTATGTTATTTGCAATGATTTGCGCTGCATTATTCTCATTGCTTCATGGTTTTGCGACTATTAAATTAAAAAGTGACCATACAATTTCAGGATTTTCAATTAACTTATTAGCTTTTGGAATTGCACTTATTTTATTAAACATTTATGGAAATAATTCGAAAGCACCAAAAATGCTAGTTGAAGAATTAAGATGATCAGTAAAAGATTCTAAAGGCTTTATTTGAGAAATATTTTCACTTAAAACTTTTATTGTGATTGCAGTTATTGTAGTGTCTTCTATTATGCTATATAAAACAAAATGAGGACTTAGATTTAGAAGTATTGGTGAAAATCCACAAGCAGCTGATGTTGCCGGAATTAATGTTAATAGTTACAAATGACAAGGTGTAATTATATCAGGTGCATTGGCAGGAATTGCAGGTTCTTTCTTTGCTCATTCATTTTCCGCGGCATTTAGAGGTGATGTTAATGGATTTGGATATTTAGCATTAGCAATTATGATTATGGGTCAATGAAATGTTGGAATTATTGCTTCAATTTCATTTGTTTTTGCATTATTATATTCATTTGCATATACAACACCAAACTTTTATTTAAATCTTAAACCATTACGTGATTTATTCTTAGTTATTCCTTATTTCCTAACTCTAATTATTGTTATTGCAACAGCCAAAAAATCACATGCACCTGCTGCTTCGGGTATTGCATATGATAAATCTAAGCGATAA
- a CDS encoding ABC transporter permease yields MSTNVNEKANHTSFVSKLKDFGAKIRGFVKLDQTKKGWRKVMSSIWAIVLGLIVAMIFIAIVSKNNPFLFFSQIVKGFGSYSLPTFYKYLLIFGFSGLACAIGFKSGLFNIGISGQMMISAIFSFSMFVTLNKKNLGADMLFLGLIGTIVLSFLVAMLAGALKAYLNVHEVITTILLNWIIVYLGSFIFSSHSNVFSADKKATFISSEYTGTAKGVFSISDQNVTLFMILGFVLLLVSVFAFWFILRFTTTGYKIKMLGISKTNGKYMGVNDKLLTMLVMGFSGALAGLAGFYLYIFKEGTFVDADVLQPLGFEAIAVSLLALNSPIGVLFTAIFYSTLYNGTIYITLYPLSLKADYIKIITALILYFAAISQILMTFKPGQFLWKLCIKMSYKKYWLLLKLRFIKRKIANLDRNYEVNMHKIRMNICKANEEGMLNKVQLLTKKYENLKTKLLIQEDFLTRKIAKYDEFDVLNVKINQLKLNNKYLYAVNKIQIKEYYATKISLVKKSTVNDKNQKILELKKQRKQDLMSINQKLTSDYEKNNHQVKQLIDEKQRLLNQIKSLSLDTTITFQCDIKQFEINEMSNQQKLQALKKEHNLHKDSFLQLAINKNMTSAQTLEQFSQIAAKKREYDHKSYELGKYENVDIKQQHRAIMRNILLDYKKQVEALYQQFMNEYFYAYFNAKGGKQ; encoded by the coding sequence ATGTCAACTAATGTAAATGAAAAAGCAAATCACACCTCTTTTGTTTCAAAACTAAAAGATTTTGGTGCAAAAATAAGAGGTTTTGTTAAATTAGATCAAACAAAAAAGGGTTGAAGAAAAGTTATGTCTTCAATTTGAGCAATTGTTTTAGGTCTAATTGTTGCAATGATTTTTATAGCAATTGTTTCAAAAAACAATCCATTCTTGTTTTTTTCACAAATTGTTAAAGGTTTTGGCAGCTATTCATTGCCTACTTTTTACAAATATTTGCTAATTTTTGGATTTTCTGGGTTGGCATGTGCTATTGGATTTAAGTCAGGATTATTTAATATCGGTATTAGTGGTCAAATGATGATTAGTGCAATTTTCTCATTTTCAATGTTTGTAACACTAAATAAAAAAAATTTGGGCGCCGATATGTTGTTTTTAGGTCTAATTGGAACTATTGTATTGTCATTTTTAGTTGCAATGTTAGCTGGAGCATTGAAAGCTTATTTAAATGTTCATGAAGTTATAACAACCATTTTGCTTAATTGAATAATTGTTTATTTAGGCTCATTTATTTTTTCTTCACATTCAAATGTATTTTCTGCTGATAAAAAAGCGACATTTATTTCAAGTGAATATACGGGAACTGCAAAAGGTGTATTTTCGATAAGCGATCAAAATGTAACCTTATTTATGATTTTAGGGTTTGTTTTATTGTTAGTATCAGTTTTTGCATTTTGATTTATTTTAAGATTTACCACAACTGGCTATAAAATCAAAATGTTAGGAATTTCAAAAACTAACGGAAAATATATGGGCGTTAATGACAAATTATTAACTATGTTAGTTATGGGATTTTCTGGTGCATTAGCCGGTCTTGCTGGATTTTATTTATATATTTTTAAAGAAGGAACATTTGTTGATGCCGATGTTTTACAACCATTAGGTTTCGAAGCAATCGCAGTATCTTTATTGGCATTAAATTCACCAATTGGTGTCTTGTTTACTGCAATTTTTTATTCAACTTTATATAATGGAACAATTTATATCACTTTATATCCATTAAGTTTGAAAGCAGATTACATAAAAATTATTACTGCATTAATCTTATATTTTGCTGCAATTTCACAAATTCTTATGACATTTAAACCAGGACAATTTTTATGAAAATTGTGCATTAAAATGTCATATAAAAAATACTGGTTGTTACTAAAATTAAGATTTATTAAGAGAAAAATTGCAAATTTAGATAGAAATTATGAAGTTAACATGCATAAGATTCGTATGAATATTTGCAAAGCAAATGAAGAAGGTATGTTAAACAAAGTTCAACTTCTAACTAAGAAATATGAGAATTTAAAAACAAAATTATTAATTCAAGAGGACTTCTTAACAAGAAAAATTGCAAAATATGATGAATTTGATGTTTTAAATGTAAAAATTAACCAATTAAAATTAAATAATAAGTATTTGTATGCAGTAAATAAAATTCAAATTAAAGAATATTATGCTACAAAAATTTCTTTGGTTAAAAAGTCAACTGTCAATGATAAAAATCAAAAGATTTTAGAACTTAAAAAACAAAGAAAACAAGATTTAATGTCAATTAATCAAAAATTAACTTCAGATTATGAAAAAAATAATCACCAAGTTAAACAACTAATTGATGAAAAACAAAGATTATTAAATCAAATTAAATCATTAAGTTTAGACACTACTATAACATTTCAATGTGACATTAAACAATTTGAAATCAATGAAATGTCAAATCAACAAAAATTGCAAGCACTTAAAAAAGAACACAATCTTCACAAAGACTCATTTTTGCAATTAGCAATTAATAAAAATATGACAAGTGCACAAACTCTTGAACAATTTTCACAAATTGCTGCTAAAAAAAGAGAATATGATCATAAATCTTATGAATTAGGCAAGTATGAAAATGTTGATATAAAACAACAACATCGTGCTATTATGAGAAATATTTTACTTGATTATAAAAAACAAGTTGAAGCGCTTTATCAACAATTTATGAATGAATATTTTTATGCATATTTTAATGCTAAAGGAGGTAAACAATAA
- a CDS encoding ABC transporter ATP-binding protein — protein MNAIEFVNVTKQFPGIKANDDISFAIKKGSIHALIGENGAGKSTLMSVLFGLYEPDAGEILVNNNRVFFKGPNDANALGIGMVHQHFKLVDVYTNLENIILGAEWTHNGIILDKNIAIKKIKALQNVYDLHFDLNQKSGDATVSTQQKVEIMKMLFRDNEILVFDEPTAVLTDEEIQGLLKSFNIFKNAGKTIIFISHKLKEVEQVADYATVLRQGKVVGNFDMKNVKLSQIVEAMVGSSVKNIVNTLACERKDVIFKLNNISTHKLRKNLHDVSFKIHAGEIFAIAGVEGNGQNELEEICSGMVKPANGEIKLNLKDKDGNFVSYNITKTNVYKRSKMKMSYIPADRHHHGLILDYSVADNAILRRLWDKEFQFLSIIKNKNKFAFTQKIIDKYDVRGARKGTTLARSMSGGNQQKFIVGREIETVHDFIIVVQPTRGLDVGAINNIHSEILKEKAAGKAILLISYELDEVIALADTIAVINNGYIVTTKDAKQISRVEIGSYMSSSTYETKGGV, from the coding sequence ATGAATGCTATTGAATTTGTTAATGTAACTAAACAATTCCCTGGCATCAAAGCAAATGATGATATTTCATTTGCAATTAAAAAAGGTTCCATTCATGCTTTGATTGGAGAAAATGGTGCTGGCAAAAGTACGCTTATGTCAGTACTATTTGGTTTATATGAACCTGATGCTGGCGAAATTTTAGTTAACAATAATCGTGTGTTTTTTAAAGGACCTAATGATGCTAATGCATTAGGAATTGGTATGGTACACCAACATTTTAAACTTGTTGATGTATATACTAATTTGGAGAATATTATTTTAGGTGCTGAATGAACGCATAATGGAATTATTTTAGATAAAAATATTGCTATTAAAAAAATTAAAGCCTTGCAAAATGTTTATGATTTACATTTCGATTTGAATCAAAAAAGTGGTGATGCAACTGTTTCAACTCAACAAAAAGTTGAAATTATGAAAATGCTTTTTAGAGATAATGAAATTTTAGTTTTTGATGAACCTACTGCTGTTTTGACTGATGAAGAAATTCAAGGACTTCTTAAGTCATTTAATATTTTTAAAAATGCTGGGAAAACAATAATTTTTATTTCACACAAACTAAAAGAAGTTGAACAAGTCGCAGATTATGCAACAGTGTTGAGACAAGGAAAAGTTGTTGGTAATTTTGATATGAAAAATGTAAAACTTTCACAAATAGTTGAAGCTATGGTTGGCTCTAGTGTTAAAAATATTGTTAACACGTTGGCTTGTGAAAGAAAAGATGTCATATTTAAACTAAATAACATTTCAACACATAAATTAAGAAAGAATTTGCATGATGTTTCATTTAAAATTCATGCTGGCGAAATTTTTGCAATTGCAGGCGTTGAAGGAAATGGACAAAATGAGCTTGAAGAAATATGTTCAGGTATGGTAAAACCAGCAAATGGAGAAATTAAATTAAATCTTAAAGATAAAGATGGAAATTTCGTTTCTTACAATATTACAAAAACTAATGTTTATAAAAGAAGTAAGATGAAAATGTCATATATCCCTGCAGATAGACATCATCATGGATTAATATTAGATTATAGTGTTGCTGACAATGCTATTTTAAGAAGATTATGAGATAAAGAATTTCAATTTCTATCTATTATTAAAAATAAAAATAAATTTGCATTTACACAAAAAATTATCGACAAATATGACGTTAGAGGTGCTAGAAAAGGAACAACATTGGCCCGTTCAATGTCTGGGGGAAACCAACAAAAATTTATTGTTGGTCGTGAAATTGAAACTGTACATGATTTTATTATAGTTGTTCAACCGACAAGAGGATTAGATGTTGGTGCTATTAATAATATTCACAGTGAAATATTAAAAGAAAAAGCTGCAGGCAAAGCAATATTATTAATTTCTTATGAATTAGATGAAGTTATTGCATTAGCAGATACTATTGCAGTTATTAATAATGGATATATTGTTACAACAAAAGATGCTAAACAAATTTCACGTGTTGAAATTGGTTCATATATGTCATCAAGTACATATGAAACTAAAGGAGGTGTGTAA
- a CDS encoding BMP family ABC transporter substrate-binding protein — MKKFAKLFLTLGVVSSAIAPLTMVACGDPKHPKSPTEWVADVKENSKFKLENTQSVPKMAVITDGGDLNDKSFNQSAWEGLLKIANQNKLGLDKYDIFEVAGSDFSAAYNAALAGGYKYWVLPGFMHQAAIKDFYAKNKTAMEKAGVTLIALDFDLKGADIPEGRGISLNFKTKEGGFMAGYAAAKFLSSNTNEKDRTASTFGGGDFPGVTDFNEGFLKGIQQWNSEQTDSSKKIKITDEVIALDSGFAPNDKMNSVINAVLAKNPKLVLPVAGPATNIMTSKEEFNTKYAIGVDSDQALTAPKNKERFFTSILKRIGQAVYDTLGGLLTNDKSFIGNYEEGKTNSSLVKGVKDGWVGLTDTHITGDKQKEAEDALNTAKAKFNGLNEEQLKWLLGNKATQSGAEIEKVVDRLKEIIKEINKRN; from the coding sequence ATGAAAAAATTCGCTAAATTGTTTTTGACATTAGGTGTTGTTTCATCTGCAATTGCTCCACTTACAATGGTAGCATGTGGAGATCCAAAACATCCTAAATCACCTACTGAATGAGTTGCTGATGTTAAAGAAAACTCAAAATTTAAATTGGAAAATACACAAAGCGTTCCAAAAATGGCCGTTATCACAGATGGTGGCGACTTAAATGATAAATCATTTAACCAATCTGCATGAGAAGGCCTTTTGAAAATTGCTAATCAAAACAAATTAGGTTTAGATAAATATGATATCTTTGAAGTTGCAGGTAGTGATTTTAGTGCTGCCTACAATGCTGCATTAGCTGGAGGATATAAATATTGAGTACTACCTGGTTTTATGCACCAAGCCGCAATTAAGGACTTTTACGCTAAAAATAAAACTGCAATGGAAAAAGCTGGAGTTACTTTAATTGCATTAGATTTTGATCTTAAAGGTGCTGATATTCCAGAAGGTCGTGGTATTTCATTAAACTTTAAAACCAAAGAAGGTGGATTTATGGCGGGTTATGCAGCAGCTAAATTTTTATCTTCAAACACTAATGAAAAAGATAGAACTGCCTCAACCTTTGGTGGTGGAGATTTTCCTGGTGTAACTGATTTTAATGAAGGATTTCTAAAAGGAATTCAACAATGAAATAGTGAACAAACTGACTCAAGCAAAAAAATTAAAATTACTGATGAAGTAATTGCATTAGATTCGGGTTTTGCACCTAATGATAAGATGAATTCTGTTATTAATGCAGTTTTAGCAAAAAATCCAAAACTGGTTTTACCTGTTGCAGGCCCTGCTACAAATATAATGACTAGCAAGGAAGAATTTAATACTAAATATGCTATTGGTGTAGACTCTGACCAAGCACTTACTGCTCCTAAAAATAAAGAAAGATTCTTTACTTCAATTTTAAAAAGAATTGGTCAAGCAGTTTATGATACATTAGGCGGATTATTAACTAATGACAAATCATTTATTGGTAATTATGAAGAAGGAAAAACTAATAGTTCATTAGTAAAAGGTGTTAAAGATGGGTGAGTTGGTTTAACTGATACTCACATTACAGGCGATAAACAAAAAGAAGCAGAAGATGCTTTAAATACTGCCAAAGCTAAATTTAATGGGTTAAATGAAGAACAACTTAAATGATTATTAGGTAATAAAGCTACCCAAAGTGGTGCAGAAATTGAAAAAGTTGTAGATAGATTAAAAGAAATTATCAAAGAAATTAACAAGAGAAATTAA
- a CDS encoding thioredoxin family protein has product MLEKTTKKDLNNRHLQGKAILAFRATWCPPCQMLGPELQTLAQRYPDINVFDVDVDKDIEFAREMNVNGIPSLFYYKDGKLVNQSAGYMPMEDLLKMF; this is encoded by the coding sequence ATGCTTGAAAAAACAACAAAAAAAGATTTAAATAATAGACATTTACAAGGAAAAGCAATTTTAGCTTTTAGAGCAACTTGATGTCCACCTTGCCAAATGCTTGGACCTGAACTTCAAACACTAGCTCAAAGATATCCAGATATTAATGTATTTGATGTTGATGTTGATAAAGACATTGAATTTGCACGTGAAATGAATGTTAATGGAATTCCTTCACTTTTCTATTACAAAGATGGAAAATTAGTAAATCAATCTGCTGGTTATATGCCTATGGAAGATTTACTAAAAATGTTTTAA
- the proS gene encoding proline--tRNA ligase → MKKLEKITPQKEDFSRWYTDVIKNGDLMAYSGSKGSIIFKPISFAIWDNIHKNLDILFKKQNVENVYLPLLIPESLLQKEKDHLSGFNPELATVTEVGGKKLNEKYFIRPTSETLFGDFFKNEIESYNDLPLIYNQWANVLRWEKTTNPFLRTREFMWQEGHTIHANANEAKKLTLEMLKIYKHFVESYLAIYVLDGYKTEHEKFAGAEFTLTIEAMMKDGKALQSGTSHYLAQNFTKVFDVKFKNKVNEYEYAYGTSWGLSTRLIGALIMAHGDDRGIVIPPKIAPTQIDIIELFASKEPKVHKLALQLQKLLSKQFSVKIDDSDKNPGFKAANSEIHGTPLKIEIGPKDVANNQVILVRRDTLVKQNLDISNLKDFVKQVSNVLDDIQTNLFNESKKRTYANFIEAKDFEEFKKYIAQNKWVVTHFAGNADDELAIKEQTGASSRCIPFECPINLKNNNCFYTGKKTDKIVIFAKAY, encoded by the coding sequence ATGAAGAAATTAGAAAAAATAACTCCACAAAAAGAAGACTTTTCAAGATGATATACTGATGTTATTAAAAATGGTGATTTAATGGCATATAGTGGTTCGAAAGGATCGATTATTTTCAAACCAATTTCATTTGCTATTTGAGATAACATCCACAAAAATTTAGACATTTTATTTAAAAAACAAAATGTTGAAAATGTTTATTTACCATTATTAATTCCCGAAAGTTTATTGCAAAAAGAAAAAGACCATTTGTCAGGCTTTAATCCTGAGCTTGCAACAGTAACCGAAGTTGGCGGTAAGAAACTTAATGAAAAGTATTTTATTAGACCAACAAGCGAGACTTTGTTTGGCGATTTTTTCAAAAATGAAATCGAATCTTATAATGATTTACCTTTAATTTATAATCAATGAGCAAATGTTTTAAGATGAGAAAAAACTACAAATCCATTTTTAAGAACACGTGAATTTATGTGACAAGAAGGTCATACAATTCATGCTAATGCTAATGAAGCTAAAAAATTAACCTTAGAGATGCTTAAAATTTATAAACATTTTGTTGAAAGCTATTTAGCTATTTATGTTTTAGATGGTTATAAAACAGAACATGAAAAATTTGCAGGTGCTGAATTTACATTAACAATAGAAGCTATGATGAAAGATGGCAAGGCATTACAATCTGGAACAAGTCATTATTTAGCTCAAAATTTTACAAAAGTATTTGATGTTAAATTTAAAAATAAAGTTAATGAATATGAATATGCTTATGGAACAAGTTGAGGATTAAGTACTAGATTAATTGGTGCATTAATTATGGCACATGGTGATGATAGAGGAATTGTAATTCCTCCAAAAATTGCACCTACACAAATTGATATTATTGAACTTTTTGCTTCAAAAGAACCAAAAGTTCATAAATTAGCATTACAACTTCAAAAATTATTATCAAAACAATTTAGTGTAAAAATTGATGATAGCGACAAAAACCCTGGATTTAAGGCTGCAAACTCTGAAATTCATGGAACACCTTTAAAAATCGAAATAGGGCCTAAGGATGTTGCAAATAATCAAGTAATTTTAGTTAGAAGAGACACATTAGTTAAACAAAATTTAGACATTTCTAATTTAAAAGATTTTGTAAAACAAGTTTCTAATGTTTTAGATGACATTCAAACTAATTTGTTTAATGAATCTAAGAAAAGAACATATGCTAATTTTATAGAAGCAAAAGATTTTGAAGAATTTAAAAAATACATTGCACAAAATAAGTGGGTTGTAACACATTTTGCTGGAAATGCTGATGATGAGCTTGCAATTAAAGAACAAACTGGTGCATCATCGAGATGCATTCCATTTGAATGTCCAATTAATTTAAAAAATAATAATTGTTTTTATACTGGTAAAAAAACTGATAAAATAGTAATCTTCGCAAAAGCATATTAA